In one Bacteroides intestinalis DSM 17393 genomic region, the following are encoded:
- the typA gene encoding translational GTPase TypA, with the protein MQNIRNIAIIAHVDHGKTTLVDKMLLAGNLFRSNQSTGELMLDNNDLERERGITILSKNVSINYKGTKINIIDTPGHSDFGGEVERVLNMADGCILLVDAFEGPMPQTRFVLQKALQIGLKPIVVVNKVDKPNCRPEEVYEMVFDLMFSLNATEDQLDFPVIYGSAKNNWMSTDWKTPTDNIFALLDCIVENIPAPTQLEGTPQMLVTSLDYSSYTGRIAVGRVHRGTLREGMNVSLAKRDGSFVKSKIKELHTFEGMGRAKVSEVSSGDICALVGIEGFEIGDTICDFENPEALPPIAIDEPTMSMLFAINDSPFFGRDGKFVTSRHIHDRLMKELDKNLALRVRKSEEDGKWVVSGRGVLHLSVLIETMRREGYELQVGQPQVIFKEIDGVKCEPIEELTVNVPEEYASKIIDMVTRRKGEMVKMENAGERVNLEFNMPSRGIIGLRTNVLTASAGEAIMAHRFKEYQPHKGDIERRTNGSMIAMETGTAFAYAIDKLQDRGKFFIFPQEDVYAGQVVGEHSHDNDLVINVTKSKKLTNMRASGSDDKVRLIPPVQFSLEEALEYIKEDEYVEVTPKAMRMRKVILDEIERKRANKN; encoded by the coding sequence ATGCAAAATATTAGAAACATTGCAATCATTGCCCATGTTGACCATGGGAAAACGACGCTCGTCGATAAGATGCTCTTGGCAGGAAATCTTTTCCGCAGTAATCAGAGCACAGGTGAATTAATGCTGGATAACAACGACTTGGAACGTGAACGAGGGATAACGATCCTTTCTAAAAACGTTTCTATCAATTACAAAGGAACAAAAATCAATATCATTGATACTCCGGGACACAGCGACTTCGGAGGTGAGGTGGAACGTGTGTTGAATATGGCGGACGGATGTATCCTGTTGGTGGATGCTTTCGAAGGTCCGATGCCCCAGACACGTTTCGTGTTGCAGAAAGCTCTGCAGATTGGTCTGAAACCCATTGTTGTAGTGAACAAGGTAGACAAACCAAACTGTCGTCCGGAAGAGGTGTATGAAATGGTGTTCGACCTGATGTTCAGTCTGAATGCTACAGAGGATCAGCTGGATTTCCCCGTTATCTACGGTTCTGCAAAGAACAACTGGATGAGTACGGACTGGAAGACTCCTACTGATAATATCTTCGCATTGCTGGACTGTATTGTAGAGAATATACCAGCTCCCACGCAGTTGGAAGGTACTCCGCAGATGCTTGTAACTTCTCTGGATTATTCTTCTTATACCGGACGTATTGCCGTAGGCCGTGTACATCGTGGTACGCTCAGAGAGGGTATGAATGTATCTTTGGCCAAGCGTGATGGAAGTTTTGTGAAATCCAAAATCAAGGAACTGCATACATTTGAAGGTATGGGACGTGCGAAGGTATCGGAAGTTTCTTCCGGTGACATCTGTGCGTTGGTAGGTATCGAAGGCTTTGAAATCGGTGATACGATCTGCGACTTTGAAAACCCGGAAGCATTGCCACCTATCGCTATTGACGAACCGACTATGAGTATGTTGTTCGCCATTAATGATTCTCCTTTCTTCGGCCGTGATGGTAAGTTTGTGACTTCTCGTCACATTCACGACCGTCTGATGAAGGAACTGGATAAGAACCTTGCTCTGCGTGTGCGTAAGAGTGAGGAAGATGGTAAATGGGTGGTTTCCGGTCGTGGTGTACTCCATCTTTCCGTATTGATTGAGACTATGCGCCGCGAAGGTTATGAACTTCAGGTAGGTCAGCCACAGGTTATCTTCAAGGAGATTGACGGTGTGAAATGTGAGCCGATTGAAGAGCTGACTGTGAATGTGCCCGAAGAATATGCCAGCAAGATTATTGATATGGTAACCCGTCGTAAGGGTGAAATGGTGAAAATGGAGAATGCAGGCGAACGTGTGAACTTGGAATTCAATATGCCGTCACGTGGTATCATTGGTCTGCGTACGAATGTACTGACTGCTTCTGCCGGTGAAGCTATCATGGCACACCGTTTCAAAGAATACCAACCGCATAAGGGAGATATCGAACGTCGTACCAACGGCTCTATGATTGCCATGGAAACAGGAACGGCTTTTGCTTATGCTATTGATAAATTACAGGATCGTGGTAAATTCTTTATCTTCCCGCAAGAAGATGTGTATGCCGGACAGGTGGTAGGTGAACACTCTCACGATAATGACTTGGTAATTAACGTTACGAAATCCAAGAAGTTGACGAATATGCGTGCTTCCGGTTCGGATGATAAAGTTCGTCTGATTCCACCCGTACAGTTCTCACTGGAAGAGGCTTTGGAATATATCAAGGAAGATGAGTACGTAGAGGTTACGCCAAAGGCGATGCGTATGCGTAAAGTGATTCTGGACGAAATAGAACGTAAGCGTGCAAATAAGAACTAA
- a CDS encoding nitroreductase family protein, whose protein sequence is MKSIKLMLAGVSLLLLCGCGTQVQKENEATCANESKENAVIENMMSRRSIRKYKPQAVNRDTMQIILNCGINAPNGQNKQSWEIRVVDNPEFINGITEVYKKQNPKAAEDPNFKNMFRNASTVVFIANDKSYDLSQIDCGLLGENMILSAWSMGIGSCCLGGPTRFMTSTPEAAEYLKKLDIPEGYQLLYCIAFGYPDETPSAKPRNAEKIRFID, encoded by the coding sequence ATGAAAAGTATCAAATTGATGTTGGCAGGTGTCAGCCTGTTGTTGCTCTGCGGATGCGGTACGCAAGTACAAAAAGAGAATGAAGCCACATGTGCAAATGAAAGTAAAGAGAATGCGGTGATTGAAAACATGATGTCACGCCGCAGTATTCGTAAGTACAAACCGCAAGCGGTAAACCGCGATACAATGCAGATTATACTGAACTGCGGTATCAATGCTCCTAACGGACAAAACAAACAATCCTGGGAAATACGGGTAGTGGATAATCCGGAATTCATCAACGGTATTACTGAAGTTTACAAAAAGCAGAATCCTAAAGCAGCGGAAGATCCTAATTTCAAGAATATGTTCCGCAATGCCTCTACCGTAGTGTTTATTGCCAATGACAAGTCTTATGACCTGTCGCAAATAGACTGTGGCCTGTTGGGCGAAAATATGATTCTTTCAGCCTGGTCTATGGGCATAGGCTCCTGTTGCCTTGGCGGGCCGACACGATTCATGACATCAACACCGGAAGCAGCCGAATATCTGAAGAAGCTGGATATTCCCGAAGGATATCAATTACTCTATTGCATCGCATTCGGTTATCCGGATGAAACTCCCTCTGCTAAACCTAGAAATGCAGAAAAGATCAGATTTATAGATTAA
- a CDS encoding MutS-related protein has translation MTYLDTDKQTQADLSITEGIYDEYPLYSLFSKTETKNGKRLMLDWITSPLNDISVIRKRQEAIAWQELPELPLDEEELDFIEYYLEYRDQIRRPNILVSLTSAFDRLLRHDAQRYVIKRGVTLTIRLLNQLESLRTNLPENAPLLLKELAQSIQYTIYSSELKEVVELYKKEKSPSSYIIDKYDYLFRCIHLELIRGLLSHIYILDVCRTAHRIAISKGFCCRPEMTEAMDLSITGFVHPFTEGGRMNDWKMTNGNNICILTGSNMAGKSTTLKAITISVWLAHCGLPVPARSMTSPVFDGIYTSINLPDSLRDGRSHFMAEILRIKEVLQKAKSGKRCLIILDEMFRGTNAQDAFEASIAVNELLRKYPHCSFLISTHILEYAKHFEKDNTCCFYYMDSRIEDDQFICPYQLLEGISEAQVGYWLVKKELEGLI, from the coding sequence ATGACTTATCTAGATACGGACAAGCAAACGCAAGCCGACTTGAGCATTACAGAAGGAATATATGACGAATATCCCCTCTACTCTTTATTCTCCAAAACAGAGACCAAAAACGGGAAACGCCTGATGCTCGATTGGATCACCTCTCCCCTGAATGACATATCCGTTATACGGAAAAGGCAAGAGGCAATCGCCTGGCAGGAACTACCCGAGCTCCCCCTGGATGAAGAAGAACTTGACTTCATCGAATATTATTTGGAATATCGCGACCAGATCAGAAGACCTAATATTTTAGTTTCGCTAACATCAGCCTTCGACCGTCTATTAAGACACGATGCTCAACGTTATGTCATTAAACGAGGTGTTACTTTGACTATCCGATTGTTAAATCAACTGGAATCATTACGAACAAATCTCCCGGAAAATGCCCCTTTACTTCTAAAAGAACTGGCACAGAGCATTCAATACACGATATATAGTAGCGAGTTGAAAGAAGTAGTCGAACTCTATAAAAAAGAAAAATCCCCTTCCAGCTATATCATCGATAAGTACGATTATCTGTTCCGCTGTATCCACTTAGAATTGATAAGAGGGCTGCTTTCCCATATTTATATACTGGATGTATGCCGTACTGCACACCGCATAGCAATCAGCAAAGGTTTCTGCTGCCGCCCGGAGATGACTGAAGCAATGGATTTGTCCATCACGGGCTTTGTACATCCATTTACCGAAGGAGGACGGATGAATGATTGGAAGATGACGAACGGTAATAATATATGTATCCTCACAGGTTCTAACATGGCAGGTAAATCAACTACCCTCAAAGCTATTACCATCTCTGTATGGCTGGCACACTGCGGATTGCCAGTTCCCGCCCGTTCAATGACCAGCCCTGTATTCGATGGGATCTATACCTCCATCAATCTTCCAGACTCCCTGCGCGATGGCAGGAGTCATTTTATGGCGGAGATTCTGCGGATAAAAGAAGTACTCCAAAAAGCGAAATCCGGCAAACGATGCCTGATAATACTGGATGAAATGTTCCGAGGAACAAATGCACAGGATGCTTTTGAAGCCTCTATTGCTGTAAATGAATTACTCAGAAAATATCCACATTGTTCCTTCCTTATATCGACTCACATTCTAGAATATGCCAAACATTTCGAAAAAGATAATACATGCTGTTTCTATTATATGGATTCAAGAATTGAGGATGACCAATTCATATGTCCTTACCAACTGCTTGAAGGTATATCCGAAGCACAAGTCGGATACTGGTTGGTGAAAAAAGAGCTGGAAGGCTTAATATAA
- the pckA gene encoding phosphoenolpyruvate carboxykinase (ATP): MANLDLSKYGIKDVKEIIHNPSYDVLFAEETKPGLEGFEKGQVTELGAVNVMTGIYTGRSPKDKFFVKNEASENTVWWTSDEYKNDNKPCSEEAWADLKAKAVKELSGKRLFVVDTFCGANPATRLKVRFIMEVAWQAHFVTNMFIRPTAEELANYGEPDFVSFNASKAKVDNYKELGLNSETATVFNLKTNEQVILNTWYGGEMKKGMFSIMNYLNPLRGIASMHCSANTNMEGTDSAIFFGLSGTGKTTLSTDPKRLLIGDDEHGWDDEGVFNYEGGCYAKVINLDKDSEPDIYNAIKRDALLENVTVAADGKIDFTDKSVTENTRVSYPIYHINNIVKPVSKGPHAHQVIFLSADAFGVLPPVSILNPEQAQYYFLSGFTAKLAGTERGITEPTPTFSACFGAAFLSLHPTKYAEELVKKMNKVGAKAYLVNTGWNGSGKRISIKDTRGIIDAILDGSIDKAPTKVIPFFDFVVPTELPNVDPKILDPRDTYECACKWEEKAKDLAGRFIKNFAKFTGNEAGKALVAAGPKL; the protein is encoded by the coding sequence ATGGCAAATTTAGATTTAAGCAAGTACGGTATCAAAGACGTGAAGGAAATCATCCACAATCCGTCTTATGATGTACTGTTCGCAGAAGAAACCAAACCAGGTTTGGAAGGTTTTGAAAAAGGTCAGGTAACTGAACTGGGTGCTGTAAATGTTATGACAGGTATTTATACCGGTCGTTCTCCTAAAGATAAATTCTTCGTTAAGAATGAAGCCAGCGAAAACACTGTATGGTGGACTTCTGACGAATACAAAAACGACAACAAACCTTGCTCTGAAGAAGCTTGGGCTGACTTGAAAGCTAAGGCTGTAAAAGAATTGAGCGGCAAACGTCTGTTCGTTGTTGATACTTTCTGCGGTGCTAACCCTGCTACTCGTTTGAAAGTACGTTTCATCATGGAAGTTGCTTGGCAAGCTCACTTCGTAACTAACATGTTCATCCGCCCGACAGCTGAAGAACTTGCTAACTACGGTGAACCTGACTTCGTATCTTTCAACGCTTCTAAAGCTAAGGTTGACAACTACAAGGAACTGGGTCTGAACTCTGAAACAGCTACTGTATTCAACCTGAAGACTAACGAACAAGTTATTCTGAATACTTGGTACGGTGGTGAAATGAAGAAAGGTATGTTCTCTATCATGAACTATCTGAACCCGTTGCGTGGTATCGCTTCTATGCACTGTTCTGCCAACACTAATATGGAAGGTACTGACTCTGCTATCTTCTTCGGTCTGTCTGGTACAGGTAAGACAACTTTGTCTACCGACCCGAAACGTCTGTTGATCGGTGATGACGAACACGGATGGGATGACGAAGGTGTATTCAACTACGAAGGTGGTTGCTACGCTAAGGTTATCAACTTGGATAAAGACAGCGAACCCGATATTTACAATGCTATCAAACGTGACGCTCTATTAGAGAACGTAACGGTTGCCGCTGATGGTAAGATCGACTTTACAGACAAGAGCGTAACAGAAAACACTCGTGTTTCTTATCCTATCTATCACATCAACAACATTGTTAAGCCGGTTTCTAAAGGTCCTCACGCTCATCAGGTAATCTTCCTGTCTGCTGACGCTTTCGGTGTATTGCCTCCGGTATCTATCCTGAACCCGGAACAAGCTCAGTACTACTTCCTGTCTGGTTTCACTGCTAAGTTGGCTGGTACAGAACGTGGTATCACTGAACCGACTCCGACATTCTCTGCTTGCTTCGGTGCTGCTTTCTTGTCATTGCACCCGACTAAATATGCAGAAGAATTGGTTAAGAAGATGAATAAAGTTGGTGCTAAAGCATACTTGGTTAACACAGGTTGGAACGGTAGCGGCAAGCGTATCTCTATCAAAGATACCCGTGGTATCATCGACGCTATCCTTGACGGTTCTATCGACAAGGCTCCGACTAAGGTTATTCCTTTCTTCGACTTCGTTGTTCCGACTGAATTGCCTAACGTAGATCCGAAGATCCTTGACCCGCGCGACACTTACGAATGTGCTTGCAAGTGGGAAGAAAAAGCAAAAGACTTGGCTGGCCGTTTCATCAAGAACTTCGCTAAGTTCACTGGCAATGAAGCCGGTAAAGCACTGGTTGCTGCTGGTCCGAAGCTCTAA
- the upp gene encoding uracil phosphoribosyltransferase, with the protein MKIINFAETNSILNQYVAEIRDVQVQSDRLRFRRNIERIGEIMAYEMSKDFAYSLKNIQTPLGIAPVQTPDNQLVLSTILRAGLPFHQGFLSYFDGAENAFVSAYRKYKDTLKFDIHIEYIASPRIDGKTLIITDPMLATGSSMELSYQAMLTKGHPSEIHVASIIASRQAVEHIAETFPEDKTTIWCAAIDPEINEHSYIVPGLGDAGDLAFGEKE; encoded by the coding sequence ATGAAAATTATCAATTTTGCCGAGACAAACTCCATCCTGAACCAGTATGTTGCCGAGATCCGGGATGTACAAGTACAAAGCGACCGCCTTCGCTTCCGTCGAAACATTGAACGCATCGGGGAAATTATGGCGTATGAAATGAGTAAGGACTTTGCTTATTCTTTGAAGAATATCCAGACTCCGCTGGGGATAGCACCTGTGCAGACCCCGGATAATCAGCTGGTATTAAGTACCATTCTGCGTGCCGGATTACCTTTTCATCAAGGTTTTCTAAGCTACTTTGATGGTGCGGAAAATGCTTTTGTTTCTGCTTACCGAAAGTATAAGGATACGCTGAAGTTTGATATTCATATTGAGTACATCGCTTCACCACGCATCGATGGAAAGACACTGATTATTACCGACCCTATGCTGGCAACGGGTAGTAGTATGGAACTGAGCTATCAGGCTATGCTGACGAAAGGGCACCCGTCGGAGATACATGTCGCTTCCATTATTGCCAGCCGTCAGGCTGTGGAACACATTGCTGAAACATTTCCTGAAGACAAGACTACAATATGGTGTGCTGCCATCGATCCGGAGATAAACGAGCATTCATATATCGTTCCGGGGTTAGGGGATGCAGGAGATTTGGCATTCGGCGAAAAAGAATAG
- a CDS encoding tetratricopeptide repeat protein codes for MKNAFLIYLCIFLLQQSVLGSNSYRWKPIDASFDSLGKQLELVDYKNNERMQFYPLVTRMYQIANLKNNRDLQARALYWDAWLKFETNTEETETLIEEALEKVDSVNYTYDHARIFFVKGMLLAKHNKYPQAYRTFKRQENYFKSINDLYSLGYTYVNIGSIMRRIGEYQEGYKYYLQADEIFKKGGFIDDKIKNRHNIGISQYHLGHPQKGIEILTALLDERIAQEDLPFRTDVLTSLYFVSQTLPDKEKYAREAYKTAQKITSKTSQTYTLINMGALYIYKNEKDSALFYFQKARHSAEANKDAFSAIHTLYGLAEIYDRKNLPDSAYQYLKQYLQYKEETTGYAKSNEINQYEMKMAIEQYENELHEASERIELHKKLTIASFLIGLMICCIIGYIFWLSRKKEKIAKQLKEAENRELNERLQRQQLQNEKYHLELDLKNRELTSNSMISIEKNRVLKGLLKQIEELEGSKELSTPGGRTLKQQIKSHLDTEDEWMFFKHHFEEVHPDFFKKLCSIHPNLSENELRLCAYVRTGMETKQIAQMLSVLPETINTGRYRIRKKMQLGQDVTLENYLRDI; via the coding sequence ATGAAAAATGCATTTTTAATATATTTATGTATATTCTTATTACAACAATCTGTTTTAGGAAGTAATTCATATCGATGGAAACCTATCGATGCTTCTTTTGACTCTTTAGGAAAGCAACTCGAACTGGTGGACTATAAGAATAATGAACGAATGCAGTTTTATCCACTTGTCACACGCATGTACCAGATAGCAAATCTAAAAAACAATAGAGACCTGCAAGCGCGTGCCTTATATTGGGATGCCTGGCTGAAATTTGAAACAAATACAGAAGAAACAGAAACCCTTATAGAAGAAGCATTAGAAAAAGTAGATTCCGTTAATTACACTTATGATCACGCCCGTATTTTCTTCGTTAAGGGAATGCTTTTGGCAAAACATAACAAATACCCACAAGCTTATCGCACATTTAAGAGACAAGAAAATTACTTTAAATCCATAAATGATTTATATAGTCTTGGTTATACATATGTCAATATAGGTTCGATTATGAGAAGAATCGGAGAATACCAAGAAGGATATAAATATTATCTGCAAGCCGACGAAATATTCAAGAAAGGTGGATTCATTGATGATAAGATTAAGAATCGACACAATATAGGAATCAGTCAATATCATCTTGGACACCCACAAAAAGGCATAGAGATATTGACTGCTTTACTCGATGAGAGAATAGCGCAAGAAGACCTTCCTTTCAGAACCGATGTACTGACCTCACTCTATTTTGTTTCGCAAACTCTGCCTGATAAAGAAAAGTACGCGCGCGAAGCATATAAAACCGCTCAAAAAATCACAAGTAAAACATCACAAACTTATACTCTCATTAATATGGGAGCATTATACATTTATAAGAATGAGAAAGATTCTGCTCTTTTTTATTTTCAAAAAGCACGCCATTCTGCCGAGGCCAACAAGGATGCCTTTTCAGCCATTCACACTCTATATGGTCTTGCGGAAATATACGATAGGAAAAACTTACCTGACAGTGCTTATCAGTACCTAAAACAATATTTGCAATATAAAGAAGAAACAACCGGATATGCCAAATCAAATGAAATCAATCAGTATGAAATGAAAATGGCAATCGAACAATATGAGAATGAATTGCATGAAGCTTCCGAGCGTATCGAACTCCATAAAAAATTAACTATAGCCAGCTTCTTAATAGGTTTAATGATTTGCTGTATTATTGGTTATATATTCTGGTTGTCACGAAAGAAGGAAAAGATTGCCAAGCAACTGAAAGAAGCAGAAAACCGCGAACTAAACGAACGCCTTCAACGCCAACAATTACAAAATGAAAAATATCATCTGGAGTTAGATCTAAAAAACAGGGAATTGACTTCAAACTCCATGATCTCTATCGAAAAGAATCGGGTGCTAAAAGGTTTACTAAAGCAAATAGAGGAACTGGAAGGTAGTAAAGAACTGTCTACGCCAGGAGGAAGAACACTAAAACAACAAATTAAATCACACTTGGATACAGAAGACGAATGGATGTTTTTCAAACATCACTTTGAAGAAGTACACCCCGATTTCTTTAAGAAATTATGTTCCATTCATCCCAATTTATCGGAAAATGAACTACGTTTATGTGCATATGTACGCACCGGTATGGAAACAAAACAAATAGCACAAATGCTTTCCGTCTTACCGGAAACAATAAATACAGGCCGATACAGAATTCGTAAGAAGATGCAACTCGGGCAAGATGTTACACTGGAAAACTATTTGCGGGATATCTAA